ACAAGTTCAGGATGTTAAAGACGAAACAGACGCTATTTTTTTCCTCTCTCGCTTAAAACAGCATGTCTTTACATTCCCCCCGCTTAATGAGAAAACCATTAAACGATTATTTCCTAAAGTAAAAAAACTTAAAGTTCCTTCGTTAGAAAATATTGAATGGAGTACTCTATCTTACTTAGGATGGAATGACTCAGGAGCTAACCGAAAATATATTGCAACCTATAAGAACGGTGATTTACTGGGGATTCAAGGGAACTTCAAGCCTTCTAAGCAGAGTGGCATTTGCGCAATTTGTAAGGAACACGAAGAAGTTGGAATGTTTACCACCTCCATTAAGCAAAAGACATCAGAAAACCCAATCAGCCGTGGTAATTATATATGTAAGGATAGCGATCGTTGTAACGAGAACTTGAAATCCCTGCAACCACTTGATAATTTTATTGAGTTAATGACAGAATAAAGAAGCAAAGGCCTGCAAAACATTTAGTTTTGAGGGCCTTTGTAAATTTTTATTATTAGGTAGATGATAATCTGGAAAGAAGATGCTCTGACGCTCGTCTCCTTACTTCGTTTAATCCCGGTGACGTCAGACAGGTTGTGACGGATTAAGACTATTGAACATCTTTGGCAAGGAATAAAGAGAGCCTTCTACGTCCATCTCCTATTACTTCAGTAACTCCTTATGGATCCATATAGCAGCGAGGGAACCTTCTCCCATGGCAGCCGTTACTAGTTCTGAGTGAGCAGCTACATCGCCTGACGCCCACAAATTAGCTACACTTGTCATTTTTGTCCTGGGATCAATGATAAGATGTTGGTTTTCATTGACTTCAGCTCCAAGCTTTACGGCCAGTTCTGTTCGTACTTGGTTCCCTCCAAAAGCCAAGAAAGCTTTCTTCACTTGGAGACTCTTACCATCTTTCATTTCTATACGGTTCAAACTTCCCTTTGTCTCATGCAATTCCTTTACTTTAGCTGTTTTCACTTCAATATTCTCAGCTGCTAAACGCTGCGTCCACTCAAGGGAAATGTCCTCAAGCTCATGGTTAATAAATATAATATCCCTACTCCAATACAAAAGACTTATAGCCATAGAAGCTCCTGCGTTTCCTGAGCCAATTACTGCCGTCCTCTGGTTCATAATCTCATAACCATCACAATCCGGGCAGACGTAAACCGAAAGTCCAAGACAGGGTTTAATTCCTGGAATGGAAGGGATATGGTCTTTTAAACCGGTAGCAAGAAGAAGGTTTCTTCCGCTGAACATTCCTCCTCCGACCGTATATACCGTAAATTCTCTACCATTCTTATGCACATCCTTTACCCTGTCTTTGCGTATCGATACTCCCAGGTTTTCAGCATGCTGTCGGCCGGCTTTACGGAGTTCTTGTCCACTTATCCCATTAGGAAATCCTAGAATATTACTGTACTTCCTACACAATGAAGACCTTCCATCCTCAGCATCTATCAGTAACACAGACCTTTTATAACGTCCCAACTGGATGGAGGCTTGAAGGCCTGCAATCCCCCCACCGATAATGATGCAATCGTATTTCATAAGAAGGTCTCCCTTCCAATCCATATTCTTATTCCTGTCTTATTGAAATAATTTATGTGATCATCTCCCCTTTTATGCAAATGCATCCCTATTCTATAATCTGGTATCTTTTTAAAAGTCTAATGTACCCATAACAAACTATAAATCCTGATAAGTAAATAAAGAACGAGTAAATAATAATCCACCCGTTATAGTATTCAACTTTACCTATATATAAAGCGACATATTCTAGCACTGTAAAAATCAGAGAGTAAAGTAAAATCAGAACTTTATTATTAACGATCTGAGCTTCTTTTATCAAAGCAAAAGTACTCGTCAGTAATGGAAAATACCCTAAATTGAATGGCATAGCAGGGAGGGAAGGATTATCGTGTTCAGGATTAACTTTCCAAAAAATATTAAATCCCCAATCATTTGCTACGAACGCGATTGAAACACCTAAGGTATACATAAGTATAGTTATTCTCGGTTTTCGCAAAAAAATAATAATATTGATACTGAAAGGAAGAATGAAGCCAAGTAGTACATTGGTAAGCATAAAACACCACTTCTTTTTTCACAGTGTGCCCTTAAGACTTAAAATTTATTATAAAAAAGGCACGGTTAAACTTCCGTATTGATTTTAAAGTAAAGCACCCGTTTGTTTAATACTTGGTTTCGAGATATTGGTTATGCGGAATGTCCTCCGGGGGACGATTTCGCTTTCCGGCCATGCGGGATCTCACCGATCATGTTCATGAGGCCACTGAAAAACCCCTTTCTACCCAGGGGAGTTGTTGACGTTTGGTGTTGCTTCTCACGACTCGCTTGTCGGTGGATGCTTGCCGCGGGCACGGCCTCAGCTAACTTGGTCAAGAAGACCGCTTGACCAAGTGGATCTTCGGCTCGCGCTGTTCCCGCAGGCGTCACCACCGAACGCTCATCGTGGAAGCAACGAAGATCCATCTAAAAAGAGGGGTATTCTGGAACTTATAAAAGTAAAAGAAAAGCGTGCTGGAGCTGGATAGAACTCCATGACGTTTAGGAATTGATGTATTATTCCCTCCTTATGAAGTGTAAGAACCGGAGAAGGAGCTAGGCGAGATCCCGCGCGAGGAAGCTTCTGGTAAAAGGAGGATCGACTAAGGTCGCCACGTCCTGCGGCAACGTCGATCGACCCTACGTCGTGTATGGCCTCAAATGTGGAATCGCCCCGAAAGACACGACCAGCATAAGCCGAGCATCAAAAGGACGGTGGTCTTTCCGTCCGTTGATGCTCGGCTTATGTCTCGAGGGTCTGGGTGATGGAACAAGACGAGTTATTTCCCCACCAGCCCTTCTCCAAATATCGTAATGGACCCAAATTATCTAGAAACTGAGTCTTCAAGTAACCAGCCCTATTGCGTAATAAGCCTCTTGTGAAAAATCAACAATAACCTTTAACAGAGCTAAAAAAATGAACAAGAACCTTTGTCAGACTAAGGCACTTGTTCATCTTAATATAAAATTTATATACGATTTTCATTAAACCAGTATGACTTAATTTCCTGGTCAGGATGATACTCAATTACTTCCACATTCATCTGATTTTTCTTATCATCTTCAGGTTCTCCTTTTATCTTGTATTTAAAGTTGAGGGCCTGGTCTTTATCAGGTAAGTAATATACTTGATCAAATTCTACTGTTTCTCCATTGTGCACTACAATAAACGCGTAATGTTTATCCCCTTCTTCAAATACCCCTTTTCCTCCTACCATCAGCTTTTGTTGTGCCAATAGTCCAGGAAGTTCTTCAACATTTTCAAAGGTTACTTCTTCTCTTCCGCATCCGGATAGTAAACTGATCATAAGGATGGAAAGTATAATTTTAACTTTCATTTCGATTCCTCTTCTTCCTATTTTAGATTGGAGAATAATGTCCACACCTTTCCTCATATATCTTTTAGGGATACCTAAAACAAGGGGAGGCTTTTCTATTGATTCATTATGTAAAAAAAGGCGAAACACTAACTCAGATATCCAGAGATTACCGAAAACCTTTAATGGAAATTATCAAAGCCAACCCGACCATAAACCCAAATATAATTGTACCCGGCCAGCCTATCGTCATCCCGGGTTTTCCCAGTACAGCAAGCATCCCCTACAGCATCGATATTTCACTCAACAACCGTAAACTCACGCTAATAAGAAATGGGGTCAAGCAAAAGGAGTATCCCATTGCTGTTGGCCGAATGCTGCAAGGCACACCGACAGGCAGCTTTATTATTATTAACAAAGCTGCCAATCCAGGAGGTCCATTTGGTACTCTCTGGATGAGTTTATCAAAAGAACATTATGGCATTCATGGGACAAATAATCCCAGCTCGATCGGCAAAGCCGTTTCGAAGGGCTGTGTTCGTATGTACAATCGGGATGTAGAAGAATTGGCCAGTATCATCCCTATAGGGACTCCAGTTCTTATCCACCGTTAAATCATCATTTTAACCCCAAAGACATGATAGTGAAAAATTTCATGCTTTTCTTTCCTAAAAAATCCCCCATGAAGGAGAGACTCCTCTCTAACATGGAATCTCTCTAATTGCCTAGTTCTATACAATATAATTATAAGACTAATTAACTTCACTGGTACTAATAATCTCAATGTTATTTAAAGCTTGAGAAGCTAAACGGTCCGCTTCTCGGTTATCTTTCCTAGAAATTAAGTGATACTGAGGTTGAATTCCTAATTGAATAAGCTTTTCGTCAATTCGATCCGCCCATTTAGCCAGTGATTCTTCCAGACATGGCCACTCTCCAATCAATTGATTGATAACGACTTGAGAATCACCAATAAATTTTACGGGCAAATGATGTACCCCTAATAAATCCAGTTCAAGTAATGCGTTATGAAGCGCAGCATACTCTGCTTCATTATTCGTGTCAAGTTCATGTACTAAAACATTTTTTCTAAGGCGAAAAGATTTGCCATTTTGATCATAGTAGATGGCGCAGCCAAGCCCTGAATTCTTAGTTCCCAAATCAAAACCCCCGTCAAAATATACTTTTACATTATGGGGCTCCGTCTGAATTCCTATCATATACTCCTTCAATTCTTTTAATGTCCATTCCGTGTTGTAGCTATCTAGAAAAGCTATCGACTTTGCCCGCTTTGTCTTTAACATATCCTCTGCAATCAGGATGGCTTGTGAAGCATGTAATCCATCCGAAGTAAAGTTTGCCTGCGGACCTTTTGGAACGTGGTATACTATTTCCATTCTTACATCCATGAGATGACCCCTTTGCTTTAGATATCTCTTTATTATGTTCCAAAACTTTTCTTTACACTATAAGAGTGATAAGAGTGCCCTCTCCAATAGACTAATTCGCTTTAGTGGAAACAGATTTTTTAGTTAAACAAGCAGCTATTTAACTTGTTTTTTATCTACTATGCTAACTTATATTAATAAGAGTGAGTAAGAAACGCATAGACTAAGTCTATGCGTTTCTTTGACCTAATATCATTCAGCTAAAACTCCTAATCCAAGTGTTGTTTACAATTTCTTTATAAAGCAGTACCACAGTGGCGGCGATAGTAAAAATCGTTAAAGGTAATGCGGCCGGTCCACTCTGCAAAGTTCCTATAATAATCGCAATAAATGCCCAGGTTAATGTTAAGAAATAAGGCAGGCTGAATTTCATTTCCATTAAGAAATAATGAGCAGTGAAGGCTGCTAAAGACAGAACAAGTAACTGCCTCGACAACCCTAAAAAGTTACTCAGTGGCAAACCATAATAATGAAGGGCAGAGGCTAAATTAGCGAAAACGGCTACTGTCGTCCAGCCAAAATATAAGGCAAACGTAAGAAGGACAATTACTTTCTCAAAAAAATTTTAAAAGAGACTGAAAGAAGCTCACGGAATACGATTCTAAGCGCAACTCCCATTGCCATAAAAATTAATACGGTGGTAGGAAGCCATACATTCAATGCAGCCATAATCCATAAATCAAAGCCTAAAAATATGAGAATAGATTGGAAGGAAATCTTATCCAAATATTTATAGTTATAAGTGAATGGTAAGAGCTGATAAATACCATAGATGATCGTACCTGTCACGATGATCGACCAAATAAGGAAGGCGTAGTCTGCTGGGATAATAAAAGGATCGCTTCCAGATTCCTCAAAAAGCGGACCGAAACGTTGAGCAATTATTACTGTTATGGGCTGGGATAATGCTGTCAGCAGTACAATACTACGTTTAATGATTTTCCATTTATCTTTCAGCCAATGCCACAGCCTCTTCACCTATCTTCCATCCTCGTTTACCTACTTTATATGATTATATCCTCTTCTTAACAACAAATAAATGGCAAGCATCTAATCTATTCCTATACAATTCAAAGTGAACCCAATTTTAGAACAATAATTTTAAAAAAGCGCCTGCTCTGTGAGCAGGCGCTTCTAGTCCTAAGAATCTTCTTTAAATAGTTCAGCTACAATTTCATAGGATCGAATTCTTGCTTCGTGGTCGTAAATCTGAGAAATGACCATCAATTCATCAGCCTGTGTTTTATCAATAAAACTTTGAAGTTGTTCTCGAACGGATTCCTTACTTCCAATGATTGAAGATCCTAATTGCTGTCGAAGAGCCATTATTTCTCTTTCAGACGCCACTTCCTCAATACTTTCAACAGGCGGCTGCAGCGGTAGTTCCGTATTCCGGATCAGATTTAAAAACTGTTGATATAAGGAGGTAGCTAAACGTTCTGCTTCTTCATCTGTATCTGCAGCTACAATGTTAACTCCGAGCATCGCATGAGGACTCTCCATAGATTCTGAGGGTTGGAATTGACTGCGGTAAAGATCAAGAGCAGCCAGTGTATTGTTAGGTGAAAAATGACTAGCGTAAGCAAAAGGGAGACCAAGCTGTGCTGATAATTGGGCACTAAATCCACTAGAGCCAAGCAGCCATACAGGTATGTTTAAACCGGTACCTGGTATAGCACGGACCTTCTGTTTACCAGAACTTAAAGAAGGATCAAAATACGTGCGAAGTTCATTCAACAATCTTGGAAAATCCTGCCCATCACTCTGCAGTTCTCTCCTCAAAGCCTGAGCTGTTACTCCATCAGTACCAGGAGCTCGTCCCAGACCTAGATCAATCCTTCCCGGATATAATGTTTCAAGAGTTCCAAATTGTTCCGCAACAACTAAAGGAGCATGATTAGGGAGCATAATTCCACCGGAACCTACTCTAATTGAATTTGTATTACCAGCTACGTGGCCTATTAATAATGAGGTCGCCGAGCTCGCGATAAAAGGCATATTATGGTGTTCAGCCAACCAGTAACGATTATATCCCCATGCTTCCACATGCTGTGCCAGATCAATTGTATTTTGAAAAGAAACAGCCACTGAGCCCCCTTCTGTAATAGGAGATAAATCCAATACAGAAAAAGGAATAGATTGAATTTTCTTTTGTATATTAGACATAAACTTCATCTTCTTTCTTTTAAATTAATTACAGTAAATCCAATACTAGAAGCGTATCAGGGACATTTATTTTTTCAAAATAAAACGATTCCGAAATATATTATTAGATGGTAATTCTGATTTCCCACTGATTACTCAACTACTACTATTACAATATAATTATAAGTTTAGTTTAGTTTTTTGAATTTAATGTTTATTCTGAATATGAAAGGGTATCAGTTGGAGCACAAGAAGATTTATTTATTGAAATATTATTCTTGGCTAATGAATGACCCCGATGAAGCACACCATGAATCAATATTTTAGAAGGAGTGTTTAATTGTGGAAGATCTTTATCCATCCAGGTACAGTAGTGAACCCGAAATTGTAAAAAGGAAGGATCCTGTTATTCATGCTGATCGTTCAAAAGACCATGAGTCACCCTTGTCGACCGAACAACTTGATTTCTATGAACAAAATGGGTTTCTTCAAATAGAGAACTTCTTTTCTGAACAGGAAGTTTCTGAAATGCAAAAAGCAATATTTGAGCTGCAGAATTCTAATCAGGACAGTGAATCGGATATGATTATCCGCGAGCCGGAAGGAAACGAAATTCGTTCTATTTTTAAAGTTCACGATAGTGATGAGTATTTTAAAAAAGTAGCTAATGATCAGAGAATATTAGACATTGTGAACCATTTACTCGGAAGTGAAGTTTATATTCATCAGTCACGAATTAATTACAAGCCTGGATTTACCGGCAAAGAATTTGATTGGCACTCTGACTTTGAAACGTGGCATGTAGAAGACGGCATGCCAAGAATGAGAGCCGTAAGTTTATCGATTGCATTATCAGATAACTACACATTTAATGGTCCACTTATGCTTGTACCAGGTTCTCAAAATTACTATGTGAAATGTGTCGGTGAGACTCCTGAAGATAATTACAAGGAATCTCTAAAAAGACAGAAGTTAGGAGTACCTGATCAGGAAAGCATGAGATGGCTCGCCGATCAAGGAGGAATTTCTGTTCCAACAGGTAAAGCCGGAGCTATAACGCTGTTTGAATCCAATACTATGCATGGTTCAAACGGAAATATAACACCCTACCCTAGAAATAACATGTTCATGGTTTATAACAGTGTAGAAAATCAGCTGGTTGAACCTTTCTCCGGGAATCAGGCACGTCCTGATTTTATCGCCGAGCGTAACCCTAAACTAAAAGTAAACAAATAAAATAAAGCGCCAAGCCTTTAAAGGCTTGGCGCTTTATTTAGTTCTAGGAAAGGTTTTTATACGTTGTAAAAGGTCCCCACTTACTATTTATCTATGATCCTTCCCACGCACAGAATAGAAGGGAATGAACATTTTAGCGGCCAGCAATAGAAACAAAATTTAACACATACCGCTGAACGTTAAATTAAATTAAATAAGTCTCTTATTACTATGGAGAAGCCAATGACAAAAGTAAGCAGATAAATAAAACCTTCACTACGATGTTTAGCTTTAACATTTTCAAATCCGAACAGTAAGAAAACAACAGGTAAAAAATAAAAAATGAAGTTCGGAAGTGGATCAAAGTTTTCATTCATTAATCGGTAGCTAAATAAAAATATAGAAATAATCGCTAATAGGAGAGTTATTTTCCGAAACAAGCTCACATTCCTCGCCCCCTTCAAAATAATTTGCGGTCTGCCACAATTGGGTGATTTTTCAAAAAAACCACCTATCTTATTGTATAATAAGTTCCACTTGATATTGGATATTAAACCCTACGACAGTATAAAACCTAAAAAAGACTGCTCCTTTGTTCACCAAGAAGAATCTCTACTATCACTTTCTTCTCATCCCCTTTATAATGATAGGGGTATGAATTATATAGAAGGAAATAGGTGTTTCACATGAGTTTACTTACAGTAAAAGAATTAAGTCACGGTTTCGGAGACCGCGCTATCTTTGAAAATGTATCTTTTCGTCTATTAAGAGGCGAACATATAGGTTTAATTGGTGCTAATGGTGAAGGTAAATCAACCTTTATGAACATGATTACTGGTAAGGTAGAGCCTGATGCCGGTAAAATCATTTGGTCTAAAAACATTCGAATAGGTTATTTGGATCAACACGCAGATCTACAGCAAGGTATGTCAATAAGAGATGTCTTGAGAACTGCATTCCAATATCTGTTTGATATGGAAAGTGAAATGAATCATCTGTTTGGAAAGATGGGTGAAGTGGATCCCGAAGAACTGGAAAACCTTCTTGAAGAAACCGGGCGGCTGCAAGACACATTGACTAACAATGATTTTTATACGATCGATGCAAAAGTTGACGAAGTTGCTAATGGACTTGGACTTGATGAAATCGGGCTTGAGCGCGATGTTACAGACCTAAGCGGTGGACAGCGTACAAAAGTATTACTTGCCAAACTGCTTTTGGAGAAACCCGATATATTATTATTAGACGAGCCAACAAACTATCTCGATGTTGAACATATAGAGTGGCTGAAAAAATACCTCCTGGAATATGAGAATGCATTTATTCTTATTTCCCATGATATTCCATTTTTGAATAGTGTCGTAAACATCATTTATCACGTGGAAAATCAGGAATTAACTCGGTACCCGGGCGACTACAATGAATTTTTAAAAGTGTACGACATGAAAAAGCAACAGCTTGAAGCCGCTTATAAAAAGCAGCAAAAAGAAATTGCTAACCTAAAAGACTTTGTAGCGCGTAATAAAGCTAATGCTGCGACGAGTAAAATGGCAATGTCCCGACAGAAGAAACTTGATAAAATGGACGTCATCGAACTTGATTCCGAAAAACCAAAACCCCAGTTTAACTTTAAACAAGCTCGAACTCCAGGGAAATATTTGTTTGAGACTAATGATCTTGTCATCGGGTATGACGAACCTCTCTCCAGACCTCTCAACTTATCTATGGAACGCGGGGAGAAAATTGCATTATCTGGAGCGAACGGAATTGGTAAAACTACACTATTAAAAAGCATTCTTGGGGAAATACAGCCGGTTGAAGGCTCCGTTCAATTAGGAGATCATCTTCATATTGGTTATTTTGAACAAGAATTAAAAGAAACAAGCAAAAACACGTGTATTGAAGAAATTTGGGAGGAATTTAGACATTTTACCCAATATGAAGTACGTGCTTCCCTTGCAAAATGCGGCTTAACAAAAAAGCATATTGAAAGTAAAGTGCAAGTACTAAGTGGCGGGGAAAAAGCAAAAGTACGTCTATGTAAATTAATTAACAAAGAAACAAACCTTCTTGTACTCGATGAACCTACCAACCACTTAGATGTAGATGCGAAAGCAGAATTGAAGAGAGCCTTACAGGATTATAAAGGAAGTGTCCTGCTTATTTCTCATGAACCAGATTTCTATATGGATGTTGTTACAGACGTATGGAATTGTGAAGATTGGACTACAAAAGTTTTCTAATTGTACATTTAAACGTCCAGAACATGGTACATGTTCTGGACGTTTGTTATTCTCATTTGAGATTTCTCTTTGCGAGCTTAAAATAATCCATTGTAGAGGTTTCTTCAAATCCGCAAGTCTGATAAAGACTTAAAGCATTCCTATTTTTCACTGCCACTTGAAGCTTAATATCATGGACTTTTATTTCATCCAGTTTCTCTATAGATCTTAATAAAATTTCTCTTCCATACCCCCTGCCCCGATACTCTGGTAGTACTCCTAAACCATAAATTGCACCGGTGCTGCCTTCCCTATTCAAGTGCACTTTCCCTATACATGATTGCTCAAGCTCAGCCATATAAATATCAATCCCACGCTTAGCCTCTTCTTCTGGAAGAGTGAGTTCAGTACTCGGATCAGTTTGAAAGAAAATGTAATTTTGTCTCGCAATTTCTTCTGCGTCCTTATTCATTGCTTTTCTAAGGGAAATCTGCCTTGAAACCGTCTTCTCTACTGACTCATTCATCAGAAACATTTCGTATTCAGACTTCTCATAGTGAGCCCCAGTAGATTTAATAAATGCGTGACCTGAGCGCGAACGGTGATCAGATAGTAATAACATATCTTCAGATGACCTTCTGAGCCACTCACCTTCGACCAATCCATATAGTCGGCTGAAGACTCCCCTTCTTCTGTAATCCGGGTGCACCATTCCATTTACTTCCATCACTTCAGCCCCGAATTGACATATACCGATGTACCCTATAAGCATTTCTCCCTCATAAAACATAAATTCATTGGACTTATTTATATCTTTCATTTCATGAAAAGAATGACTTAGTTTATAATCAAGTTCCAGTTTGAGCGATAGATTATCATGTGCTATGCAGGCTTCCATTAGCTTTGTAACTCTTTTATAATCGTCATAACTCGGGAATTCTTTAATGACTATACTGGGTCTTTTAATTGGAACCATAAATTCTCATCTCCTTTTTAAGATCTTTAGTTATAGAATTATAGTCAAGAAAACCTGAAGCGCTTGCCCCGAGGTAGATGGGATATAATGTCGTAAATTATCTAGTGATATTTATTCTTCTGGTTAGGAAATCAGTCCATCTTTCTTATTAAAATGAGATCTTATATACCCTTTGAGATTATGCTCCAAAAAAAGAACGCTTATATTAAAAGAGTACCTTTAATATAAGCGTTAACTTAACTTATTTTCAATATAAGTTATCCACCTCACCAGCTGCCAGGGAGTATTCCATAAGAAAAATCATCCCACTATCATTTCCCGGAAACATTTCAACTAACAACGAAAGATTTAACACTATTCAGATTGGGATAAAACATTTAAGCTAATACCTCACCCGGACGCGTATTTTTATACCAGTGATAGCACAATAACACGATAATGATGAGGTCAATAAAGTCTCCACCATAGTACATAAGCATTCCACCTGTCTGCGCTTCTTGTACACCAACTCCCTCAGGGGGATGAGCGTAGATATATTTTGAGAGAATACCATGGGCTGCCAAGGCACCAATTAAAACGATGGATCTGTATATATAACTGAGCCGGTGAGGAACAGGGTCTATGTAAATTAATGATGCTGTAAAAATGTAGCCTGCTGCAAAAATATGGACATGCACTAAGATATGAACCATAAGGTTCGTATGCATCCAACTGTACAAACTCGTTGTATAAAGAATCCAAAGACCGCCAATATTCAGTACAGAGGCTATTATAGGATGACTCATAAAACGCACAGGATAACTACGAAGAAGGCTGGCCACAATTTTCGCTTGTCTTACAGGAAGTGACCGTAAAAGTAAGGTAACGGGAGCTGACATAACTAGTAAAACAGGAGCAAGCATACCAAGCAGGAGATGACTGACCATATGCATAGTAAAATTGCTCATTGCCTGATATGCGATTGGTCCTATAACAGATATAGCAGCACAAACTATACCAAATGCGAAACTAACATACCGATACCAGGGCCATACTTTTAATCGATTATGACGGCTTGAACGCACTCCTGCATCTATATACAAGATAACGATAAGGAGAGCTCCAATACTTATAAATAGCGCGGACATACCGGTTGTAACATTTGCAATCTGAGCGTGATTCACTATTATTTTCTCCCGCCTGGGATGCTGTTCCTTCTTCGGGTCTTATATAAAATTATGCTTCCTGCAATAATCATCAGTACAGCTGATCCATTCCATACAAGGTCGTATGGTAATAGATCCTCCACATACCTTATTTGGTGAATTCGCATCAGTTTATGTTGAATGGTTCCATCATAAAGTTGAAACCCTCCCGCTCCAATTAAAACGGCTCCCCACCATTTGACAGGCCAGAAGGCATTTCTGCGGCGCAGATCAGCCACTAAAAATAAAGCAGCCACTGTTGCAAACCAACTGAAAGCATGAAAGAATCCATCGGATACTAACCCGATATCGGTAGTTGATTTATCGTAAAAATGATGCCAGTGTAA
The Halobacillus halophilus DSM 2266 DNA segment above includes these coding regions:
- a CDS encoding LLM class flavin-dependent oxidoreductase, with protein sequence MSNIQKKIQSIPFSVLDLSPITEGGSVAVSFQNTIDLAQHVEAWGYNRYWLAEHHNMPFIASSATSLLIGHVAGNTNSIRVGSGGIMLPNHAPLVVAEQFGTLETLYPGRIDLGLGRAPGTDGVTAQALRRELQSDGQDFPRLLNELRTYFDPSLSSGKQKVRAIPGTGLNIPVWLLGSSGFSAQLSAQLGLPFAYASHFSPNNTLAALDLYRSQFQPSESMESPHAMLGVNIVAADTDEEAERLATSLYQQFLNLIRNTELPLQPPVESIEEVASEREIMALRQQLGSSIIGSKESVREQLQSFIDKTQADELMVISQIYDHEARIRSYEIVAELFKEDS
- a CDS encoding L,D-transpeptidase family protein, producing MIHYVKKGETLTQISRDYRKPLMEIIKANPTINPNIIVPGQPIVIPGFPSTASIPYSIDISLNNRKLTLIRNGVKQKEYPIAVGRMLQGTPTGSFIIINKAANPGGPFGTLWMSLSKEHYGIHGTNNPSSIGKAVSKGCVRMYNRDVEELASIIPIGTPVLIHR
- a CDS encoding GNAT family N-acetyltransferase, with protein sequence MVPIKRPSIVIKEFPSYDDYKRVTKLMEACIAHDNLSLKLELDYKLSHSFHEMKDINKSNEFMFYEGEMLIGYIGICQFGAEVMEVNGMVHPDYRRRGVFSRLYGLVEGEWLRRSSEDMLLLSDHRSRSGHAFIKSTGAHYEKSEYEMFLMNESVEKTVSRQISLRKAMNKDAEEIARQNYIFFQTDPSTELTLPEEEAKRGIDIYMAELEQSCIGKVHLNREGSTGAIYGLGVLPEYRGRGYGREILLRSIEKLDEIKVHDIKLQVAVKNRNALSLYQTCGFEETSTMDYFKLAKRNLK
- a CDS encoding NAD(P)/FAD-dependent oxidoreductase yields the protein MKYDCIIIGGGIAGLQASIQLGRYKRSVLLIDAEDGRSSLCRKYSNILGFPNGISGQELRKAGRQHAENLGVSIRKDRVKDVHKNGREFTVYTVGGGMFSGRNLLLATGLKDHIPSIPGIKPCLGLSVYVCPDCDGYEIMNQRTAVIGSGNAGASMAISLLYWSRDIIFINHELEDISLEWTQRLAAENIEVKTAKVKELHETKGSLNRIEMKDGKSLQVKKAFLAFGGNQVRTELAVKLGAEVNENQHLIIDPRTKMTSVANLWASGDVAAHSELVTAAMGEGSLAAIWIHKELLK
- a CDS encoding ABC-F family ATP-binding cassette domain-containing protein → MSLLTVKELSHGFGDRAIFENVSFRLLRGEHIGLIGANGEGKSTFMNMITGKVEPDAGKIIWSKNIRIGYLDQHADLQQGMSIRDVLRTAFQYLFDMESEMNHLFGKMGEVDPEELENLLEETGRLQDTLTNNDFYTIDAKVDEVANGLGLDEIGLERDVTDLSGGQRTKVLLAKLLLEKPDILLLDEPTNYLDVEHIEWLKKYLLEYENAFILISHDIPFLNSVVNIIYHVENQELTRYPGDYNEFLKVYDMKKQQLEAAYKKQQKEIANLKDFVARNKANAATSKMAMSRQKKLDKMDVIELDSEKPKPQFNFKQARTPGKYLFETNDLVIGYDEPLSRPLNLSMERGEKIALSGANGIGKTTLLKSILGEIQPVEGSVQLGDHLHIGYFEQELKETSKNTCIEEIWEEFRHFTQYEVRASLAKCGLTKKHIESKVQVLSGGEKAKVRLCKLINKETNLLVLDEPTNHLDVDAKAELKRALQDYKGSVLLISHEPDFYMDVVTDVWNCEDWTTKVF
- a CDS encoding FusB/FusC family EF-G-binding protein, which produces MESFIRADQYNFIKDQITTLLSTHTSTIDQSVTQALKSMTREKVVDLFSDLSNDQKEIIEQVQDVKDETDAIFFLSRLKQHVFTFPPLNEKTIKRLFPKVKKLKVPSLENIEWSTLSYLGWNDSGANRKYIATYKNGDLLGIQGNFKPSKQSGICAICKEHEEVGMFTTSIKQKTSENPISRGNYICKDSDRCNENLKSLQPLDNFIELMTE
- a CDS encoding cytochrome c oxidase assembly protein — translated: MNHAQIANVTTGMSALFISIGALLIVILYIDAGVRSSRHNRLKVWPWYRYVSFAFGIVCAAISVIGPIAYQAMSNFTMHMVSHLLLGMLAPVLLVMSAPVTLLLRSLPVRQAKIVASLLRSYPVRFMSHPIIASVLNIGGLWILYTTSLYSWMHTNLMVHILVHVHIFAAGYIFTASLIYIDPVPHRLSYIYRSIVLIGALAAHGILSKYIYAHPPEGVGVQEAQTGGMLMYYGGDFIDLIIIVLLCYHWYKNTRPGEVLA
- a CDS encoding reverse transcriptase-like protein encodes the protein MDVRMEIVYHVPKGPQANFTSDGLHASQAILIAEDMLKTKRAKSIAFLDSYNTEWTLKELKEYMIGIQTEPHNVKVYFDGGFDLGTKNSGLGCAIYYDQNGKSFRLRKNVLVHELDTNNEAEYAALHNALLELDLLGVHHLPVKFIGDSQVVINQLIGEWPCLEESLAKWADRIDEKLIQLGIQPQYHLISRKDNREADRLASQALNNIEIISTSEVN
- a CDS encoding proline 4-hydroxylase gives rise to the protein MEDLYPSRYSSEPEIVKRKDPVIHADRSKDHESPLSTEQLDFYEQNGFLQIENFFSEQEVSEMQKAIFELQNSNQDSESDMIIREPEGNEIRSIFKVHDSDEYFKKVANDQRILDIVNHLLGSEVYIHQSRINYKPGFTGKEFDWHSDFETWHVEDGMPRMRAVSLSIALSDNYTFNGPLMLVPGSQNYYVKCVGETPEDNYKESLKRQKLGVPDQESMRWLADQGGISVPTGKAGAITLFESNTMHGSNGNITPYPRNNMFMVYNSVENQLVEPFSGNQARPDFIAERNPKLKVNK